The Sulfurimonas sp. genome includes a region encoding these proteins:
- the flgC gene encoding flagellar basal body rod protein FlgC, whose protein sequence is MSNFLNSFDISGYGLSAQRVRVNTISSNIANAQTTRTDEGGPYRRKEVVFKAVNFNDHYNKAIGEDTNSAKYQDPLNEGEFGKKVNPAIMSVVVDKISRDDREPKMKFEPEHPDADANGYVAYPNINPVVEMADLVEATRSYQANVSAFQSAKDMATASISLLQ, encoded by the coding sequence TTTAAACAGTTTTGACATAAGCGGTTACGGTTTAAGTGCGCAAAGAGTTCGTGTAAATACAATATCAAGCAATATAGCAAATGCGCAAACTACTCGTACAGATGAGGGTGGACCTTATAGACGCAAAGAGGTAGTTTTCAAAGCTGTTAACTTTAACGATCACTACAACAAAGCTATCGGAGAGGATACAAACAGTGCAAAATACCAAGATCCTCTGAATGAAGGTGAATTTGGAAAAAAGGTAAATCCTGCTATAATGAGTGTAGTAGTTGATAAGATCTCACGTGATGATCGTGAACCTAAAATGAAATTTGAGCCAGAACACCCTGATGCGGATGCAAATGGATATGTAGCTTATCCAAATATTAATCCTGTTGTGGAAATGGCCGATTTAGTAGAAGCTACAAGAAGTTATCAAGCAAATGTATCTGCTTTTCAATCAGCAAAAGATATGGCAACTGCTTCGATATCTCTTTTACAATAA